GCAATTGATTCAGTAGAATTgttgagtatatatatatatatatagagggaTATTATTGTAATTGTCATAGCCTATATGGTACACTCTCTCAGTAGAATTTCTTGGATACTAATAGCTTCCCTACAGGTTAGGAATGGtaggacgtggtagggatcagaaccgtgatgtcctAGATCGCATCACagctgtgctggaaactctagtgcaggaacgtgatgtggagccggcagagtatcggggactcatggctttccgtaagaaccacccgccgAAGTTCAGTGGGGACTATGATCCGGAAGGTGCTAGGTTATGGTTAGCTGAGACTgagaagattttcgaggcgatgggttgcctcGAGGAGCATAAGGTCCCTTATGCGACGTTCATGCTCCAAGGAGAAGCTGAGAACTGGTGGAAGTTCATGAAACCTGCATTAGCAGCACCTGGAGacgtgattccttggaatgccttcaaaGACAAATTCCTAGACAATTATTTTCCACAAGATCTCAGGAAGCGAaaggcgagggaatttctggATTTAAAGCAGGGAAACATGTCCGTTGGAGAATACACAGCCAAATTTAATGAACTTCTACAGTActggcctcaataccaagatgctcggaacGAAGAAGACatatgtgctcagtttgagaatgggcttcgaCTGGAGATTCAACAGGCAGTTAGCTACATGCAGATCACGAATTTCAATCAACTAGTGACAAAGTGCAGAATATTTGAggacaagatgaaagagaggcaagctagaggctTTGGAGGACCACAAAGAAGCCACCCTTTTAGAGGAAACAATAATAAGAGGATGAAGCCATATGCTAGCAACAAGGGGAAACAACCTATGACTACGTCCAACATGAGCTAGTCAAGGGGGATTGGGGTACAGTGCTTTCAGTGTGGAGGACCGCATATTAGAAGAAATTGCCTACAACTCCAGCAGACACAGGAGAATCGTTGTTATATTTGTGGCAAGGTAGGCCATTATGCTCGAGAGTGTAGGATGACTGGGAGACCGACGGTAACTGCCAATTCCAACACAGTCAATCGTGGGTCTACTAATCccacaaggagcggtaatgttagcaacaacaacaacactagtggtggaagaccaaaggtaccctcccgggtatttgctatgagtggaTCAGAAGCTgctgcctccgacgatttgatacagggtaagtgtttgattaCTGATAAACTGCTAGATGTACTCTATGATTCAGGTGCCACGCATTcgttcatatctcatgcatgtgtggagaggttggggttatgtacgacggagttaccatatgatatggtggtgtctactccgactAACGAGCCTGTAACTACCTCTCtggtgtgtttgaagtgtcctataaCTGTTGAGGGTTGATCTTTTATGGTGGATTTGATTTGTctacctttagctcatctagatgtgatcttggggatggattggttatctactaaccatatctttctagactgcAAAGAGAATATGCTAGTATTTGGTGGAAATGTAATTCCAAATGAACCATTGAAACAAAATGCTGCCACCGATGGAGTAGGGGATGTTcgaacttacatggtgttgttctccaTGAATGTGGAGGAGGTCTCTGAAGTTAGCAGTATACCGGTAGTGTCAGAATTTCCAAAAGTCTTTCCTGATGACATTTGTGAattaccacctgagagagaagtggaattcaaTATTGACTTGGTGCCTAGGGCGAATCTAGTGTCGATCGTGCCCTATAGGATGTCTCCAgtagaactagcagaggtgaaggcacatgtgCAGGACCTTTTAAGTAAACAATTTGTTCGGCCGAGCGTATCACCATGGGGAACGCCGGTCTTactggttaaaaagaaggatggaagtatgaggatgtgtgtagactaccggcagcTGAACAAagtcactatcaagaacaaatatcctctaccgaggatagatgatttgattgatcaattgaggggagcgacggtattttcgaagatagatttgcgatcggggtatcatcaaatccgagttaagaaggaagatatcccaaagactgcgtttcgactcggtatgggcattatgagtatttagtcatgccatttggagtgactaatgctccgactatcttcatggactatatgaaccgtatattccatgattacttagatcagttcgtggttgtgttcattgattatatcctagtgtattcaaggaataaggaggagcatgaAAAGCACTTGAGAATTGTGTTGCATATCTTGAGGGATAGGAAATTGTTTGCCAAGTTGTCCAAATGTGAATTTTGGTTagagaaagtgcagttcttggggcacgtgatttctaaagacggggttgcggtggatccgattaaagtggagtcggttatggagtggcaacaaccgacaactccaacAGAAGTTCGAAGTTTCTTGGGGTTGGCCGGCTATTATAGGAaattcattgagggattttctaaattggcaCTACCCCTAACTAAACTAactcgtaagaatgagaagtttgtctggAATGAGAAATGTGATCAAAGCTTCCAAGATTTGAAGAGGCGGTTGGCAATAGTTCTagtgttaattttgcccgaccctaagagaccatttgaagtgtattgcgatgcgAGCGGGCAAGGCTTAGGGTGCATATTGATGCAGGAGGGAAGGgtagtggcttatgcttcacgCCAATTgcgtcctcatgaagttaactatccgacccATGATTTGGAACTAGCAGCTGTGGTCTTtgccttaaagatttggaggcattatttatatggtactcgttttgaagttttcagcgATCACAAGAgcctcaaatacttgttcgatcagaaggaactcaatatgagacaacgaagatggatggagttgctcaaggattatgattttggtctttcctaccatcccgaaaaggctaatgtagtagccgacGCGCTAAGCCGGAAGTCTTTATATGTTGCGACCATGATGATTCTGGAacagagattgatagaggaaTTTCGAGATCTAAATCTAGCAATCGAGatgcgacccaagagcttatttgtgggagcgttGCAGATCACCAATGAATTCGTAGATCATATACGCAAGGCTCAAGAGGATGACCAGTTTCTGCAAGGCAAAGTGTTAGATGCAATGGGAGATAAGGATGTGGAGTTTAAGAAGAAcacaaccgggttaattagattcaaggggaggatatgtgtaccgcctttagatgatttgaaagttaagatcttggaagaagcacataaaagttgtcttagtttccatccagggATGACTAtgatgtaccaagatttgaagagaagtttttggtggcatggaATGAAGAAAGATAtagctgaatatgtagcaagatgtttgacatgtcaaaaggccAAGGCTGAGCACCAGCGGCCATGAGGAGAATTAAAGCCACTAGAAATTCtggaatggaaatgggagagcacatctatggattttgtatctagtttacccaagacGAGTCGGGGACACGAtgctgtgtgggtcatagtagatcgactcaccaaatctgctcattttattccggtaaatatgaaatataaaatggaGAAGCTAGTAGAGTTGTATATCAAAGGAGTAGTAAGGTTACATGGGATTCCTTCCAGTATTGTATCAGACAGGGACCCGAGCTTTACCTCGCGATTTTGGACAATTCTACATGAAGCattggggacaaagctgaagctCAGTTCaacttatcatcctcaaacagatggtcagactgaacgaaccattcagactctagaaGATCTACTCCaggcgtgtattatagagcaacaaggcAGGTGGATGGaatgtttgccattgattgaatTTACTTACAACAACAGCTACCAAGCCAGcattggtatggctccttttgaagctctatATGGACAAAAATGTAAAACTCCTCTTTGTTGGAACGATGATGGGGAAGCAGTACTCCTTGGgcctgaaatgctacaacaaaTTACCGAACTAGTGAAATTGAttcgagagaaaataaaagcatcccaggataggcagaagagctattatgaCAGAAGGAGAAAGCCATTGgattttcaggaaggagaacatgtgtttttgaaggtttctcctgtAACTGGAGTCGGGAGAGCTCTCAAATCTAGGAAGCTGACGCCCAAGTATCTGGGTCCGTATCAAATTTTGAAGAAGgttgggcctgtagcttatcaaATCGCTTTACCTCCGAGCTTATCAAATTTGCACCCTatgtttcatgtctctcaactgagacgATACAACCCGAATCCATCACATGTACTTGCACTGGACGAAGTACAagtgaaggataacctcacctataaagcacaacctcagaagatTACTGATCAAAGAATGAAGTCGTTGAGAGGAAAAGAGATCGCGTTGGTGAAAGTGCAGTGGGGACCCGACGAGGGTGATTCAACCTGGGAATTAGAGGATAGGgtgagagaattgtacccaagtttgttcctagagtagttaatttcggggacgaaattccttaaagggtgggagtattgtgacatcatggaatttctacccggaattttgtaagcgttatattttaaataattatatatatatatatatatatattcttggtagaagtatgtacattggggaaaagatacgcgggttagactaattagcgaagagaaatccataactggacagtTATAGACTAATCCTCCATtgattagtctaaaaattatcgttttgcgcgcaacttaaaatttaacaaaaccaacctctgaaccacgctcagggtttcattctgagcgttttgatatatatattgcctactttcgaaaacgggccctaacgggtgcagagaaacgcgagggactggaacTAGAGAAGCGGGCCCCTTGTGGCATTCAAAAGGTCAAATTTTAatgtgcttcagtcatttacttaagtcattttctcgcctaatccaaaaataaaataaatttccaccgatcatttgatttgtaatatccgttaatttctgttaaaatgaaatccgaccattcggtcgtgccataaccacgttggaaataaaaaaagaggtaaaataataatataataataaaaaaataccttttagtaaaataaagcgaaaaaatcaatcggacgtttctctttgggatttctctttcttaattgaattgactaataactaaagtgaaactaaggctaaaatcaactcgcaaagtcaagcttgtccactaaaaatcactaaaaaggatttaaaAGTTcatgtcgcaacgtgcccttcgcgggcgagcgaaggcgaggctcacgggtgcgctttccaaaggaggaaagatgcgcggagtcgccaccaacgtttatttgtggaaaacgtcgaaaaaaccgaaggaaaccggtcaaaatgaaattctaagttcgggagttgtatttacgtttgaggaaggtattagcacctctcacgtttgtcccaaaggacaacagcctatttttttagaattgtggaattgtgttatcttaacttttatttttttttattttttgaggtcgacaaaagcggggcttttgctcctacgtaccctcctttggagaggaaatcagacctacgtagttctttgttatgcatgaatcaagtgattctttttacttgaaaggtgatcattttaaggcgttggaccttgaaaatgatccattttacttggtaagaaactgaaatgataaactttcaaaaaccccttttttagtgatttttttggtggacgagcttgacttgtgagaattgattttagccttagtttcactttagttattagtcaattcaattaagaatgagaaatcccaaagagaaaacgtccgattcatttttcgctttactttactaaaaggtattttttttattatattattattttacctcttttttgatttccaacgtgttTACGGCATGAttgaacggtcggaattcattttaaccgaaattaacggatgatacaattcaaacgatcggtggaaatttattttatttttagattaggcgagaaatgaattaaataaatggcttaagcacgtcaaaagggggtataaaaagaaaatgaaaacgagaataaaaatacatgaaacaaaatgtggaccaccacgggtacatagaatgaattgaaaagctcggtttgaggtacttacccgttgaagactgaagaaaacgaagaacgaacgatgaatcttgaagaatggtcgagaatcttcgcgtaattactcacggaaacgttacggaagtgcctcggcttggattttcttcgtggaaataattttcctcagcaatttcgagagagagagccaagaaggctgaacccctttcttcttcactcctccccctatttatagcaaaataggggaggagcttgccacccagctcgcccaggcgagcaaggttgcttcctccagaagcaacaggcccaagtgggccagattgctatttgtaccccctttttacaaaatgcacccccttctatttttttggtaattctttttctgtaacgttacgaaactttacgaatttcgtaacgatacttattttccttccgcaaggttacgaatccttacggattatgtatttactcttttttagctttcgaagaagttacggaaactcacgaatTGCACAAAAatacctcttttcgatttccgccacattacggaatttcacggatcgcgcaagcctgcttccttttgatttctgacacgtctcgggacttcatttattgtgcaacaaaggacgccaagtatctcaaagcggctaaccaaaggttgcatgtcatcaagtaataatccccggacgaaactAGGGTATGACAGTTCAATATCttagtttttcttaccaagtaaatggatcatttttaaaggcccaacgccttaaaatgatcaccttccaagtaaaaagaatcgtttgattcacccttaaaaagaactacgtaggtctgatttcgtCTTCAATGGagggtatgtaggagcaagagccctgcttttgtcgacctcaaaaataaaaaagaaataaaagttagggtaacacaatttcacacaaatctaaaaataaggttgttgtcctttgagacaaacatgagaggtgctaataccttccttaaACGTAAATACAATTCCcgaacttggaatattctttttaaccggtttccttcggtttttccgacgttttccacaaataaacgttggtggcgactctgcgcattttcctcctttggaaaacgcacccgtgagcctcacctcactcgcccgcaaaagggcatgttgtgacagttggcgactccactggggactgtttttgtgagttaggcctattttagggaattgtggaattgtgaaaatttgtgtgtgcattttgttgaactgtgtaaatatcataaatgctgtcttttccacatttttacactgcattctaagcacccacgggtttgagtaaaaaaaaaaaggggccctatacccgggttcatgggaatctaaggagtggaggtgaatctatgatcatgctaggtctccgacttgcttgataatagtg
This genomic interval from Glycine max cultivar Williams 82 chromosome 5, Glycine_max_v4.0, whole genome shotgun sequence contains the following:
- the LOC102659589 gene encoding uncharacterized protein; protein product: MAFRKNHPPKFSGDYDPEGARLWLAETEKIFEAMGCLEEHKVPYATFMLQGEAENWWKFMKPALAAPGDVIPWNAFKDKFLDNYFPQDLRKRKAREFLDLKQGNMSVGEYTAKFNELLQYWPQYQDARNEEDICAQFENGLRLEIQQAVSYMQITNFNQLVTKCRIFEDKMKERQARGFGGPQRSHPFRGNNNKRMKPYASNKGKQPMTTSNMS